A stretch of Sulfurimonas autotrophica DSM 16294 DNA encodes these proteins:
- a CDS encoding ferredoxin-type protein NapF, translating into MERRELFSFLSSSAKEAVRENENDEVVIRPPYYNDLDAFATECQKCEAQCASLCQEQIIIIGEDKTPYLDFSKRGCTYCDECAIACPSDVLLVENKSKIYADIVINKNKCLSWQGVMCFSCKDPCLEDAIDFKAMFMPQINDKCTSCGFCIGRCPAEAIDILKVS; encoded by the coding sequence TTGGAAAGAAGAGAGCTCTTTAGCTTTCTCTCTTCCTCTGCAAAAGAGGCAGTAAGAGAGAATGAAAATGATGAAGTTGTTATAAGGCCGCCATATTATAATGATTTAGATGCCTTTGCCACAGAGTGTCAAAAGTGTGAGGCACAGTGTGCTTCTTTGTGTCAAGAGCAGATTATTATTATAGGTGAAGATAAAACACCATATTTGGATTTTAGTAAACGTGGCTGTACATATTGTGATGAGTGTGCTATTGCTTGTCCAAGTGATGTTTTGTTGGTAGAAAATAAAAGTAAAATATATGCCGATATAGTGATAAATAAAAACAAATGTTTGAGTTGGCAGGGAGTTATGTGTTTTTCATGTAAAGATCCCTGTCTGGAAGATGCTATAGATTTTAAGGCAATGTTTATGCCCCAAATAAATGACAAATGCACAAGTTGTGGTTTTTGTATAGGCAGATGCCCCGCAGAGGCAATCGATATTTTAAAGGTAAGCTAA
- a CDS encoding WD40 repeat domain-containing protein has translation MKYIFFLFLLFSSIYAKGLVQPDYTYKISSGLVTDILYNKQKLYCAADDGKIEVFNTKSKKKIQTIRLDKIKDFMGDEIDSKIFSLDMFNGSLLILSQDNGGYSRVHLFDATGLHVIISGSDRLNIIKAKFIDKDNILIALISNDIISYNIKSNKKNWTTQASMSKFSNFALNNDKSLVAIADESGIVHILATKDGAKTKTLRGQNVDNIFSIDFKRHVVLTGGQDRRAGVYNLKNGDAYYKTSKFFVYGVGLSPSGNLAAYSSDINNDVEVFNTNTREILGKYKATKMVVNSIYFINEKEFFINSSSPKVGYYKIK, from the coding sequence ATGAAGTATATTTTTTTCCTGTTTTTACTGTTTTCAAGTATATATGCCAAAGGTTTAGTGCAGCCTGATTATACATATAAAATTTCATCAGGTTTAGTGACGGATATTTTGTACAACAAACAAAAACTTTACTGTGCAGCGGATGATGGAAAGATAGAAGTTTTTAATACAAAAAGTAAAAAAAAGATTCAAACCATAAGACTAGATAAAATTAAAGATTTTATGGGTGATGAAATAGATTCAAAAATATTTTCTCTTGATATGTTTAATGGTTCTTTACTGATACTTTCACAAGACAACGGCGGTTATAGCAGGGTACATTTGTTTGATGCTACGGGTTTACATGTAATCATATCCGGCAGTGACAGGCTCAATATTATAAAAGCTAAATTTATTGATAAAGATAATATTTTAATAGCACTTATCAGTAATGACATTATCTCTTATAATATTAAATCAAACAAGAAAAACTGGACAACACAGGCCTCTATGTCTAAATTTTCCAACTTTGCACTTAATAATGACAAATCTTTAGTTGCCATTGCTGATGAAAGTGGAATAGTGCATATACTTGCAACAAAAGACGGAGCTAAAACAAAAACACTCCGTGGTCAAAACGTTGATAATATTTTTAGTATTGACTTTAAGAGGCATGTTGTTTTAACTGGTGGGCAAGATAGACGTGCAGGTGTGTATAACCTAAAAAATGGCGATGCTTACTACAAAACATCAAAGTTTTTTGTATATGGTGTCGGATTGAGTCCAAGTGGTAACTTAGCGGCATATAGCAGCGATATTAATAATGATGTAGAAGTTTTCAATACTAATACACGAGAGATTTTAGGAAAATATAAAGCTACTAAAATGGTTGTAAACAGCATTTATTTTATAAATGAGAAAGAATTTTTTATAAATAGTAGTTCACCTAAAGTAGGGTACTACAAAATAAAATAA
- a CDS encoding nitrate reductase cytochrome c-type subunit produces MKILTKVTIGLATATLLLVGCNGANTQTSAQNTTQVKPILDESQLGYRGTTDLLKEDVVPPAVQYHSAAPGTSKKIARAFQDAPPMIPHDTTGMLPITKDNNQCLMCHMPDVASSMGATPIPVSHFTNFRPHTAVKGDEILKNGKAIKNTSSETQSNVSIKVDKKEDKIYAGRFNCSQCHAPQATNSLVDQNGFKPTYTAPDGASKSSWNQSKWMKNINTDK; encoded by the coding sequence ATGAAAATTTTAACAAAAGTTACAATTGGTTTAGCAACAGCAACTTTGTTGTTGGTAGGCTGTAATGGTGCTAATACACAAACTAGTGCCCAAAATACAACACAAGTAAAGCCTATTCTAGATGAAAGTCAATTAGGTTATAGAGGTACGACAGACCTTTTAAAAGAGGATGTTGTCCCACCGGCAGTGCAATATCATTCAGCTGCTCCTGGTACATCTAAAAAAATTGCCAGAGCATTTCAGGATGCTCCACCTATGATTCCTCATGATACGACAGGAATGTTACCAATTACAAAAGATAACAATCAATGTCTTATGTGTCATATGCCTGATGTTGCATCATCAATGGGAGCAACGCCGATTCCTGTTTCACACTTTACAAACTTTAGACCGCATACGGCAGTCAAAGGTGATGAAATTTTGAAAAATGGTAAAGCTATTAAAAACACTTCATCAGAGACTCAGTCAAATGTTTCGATTAAAGTTGATAAAAAAGAGGATAAAATCTATGCAGGTAGATTTAACTGTTCTCAGTGTCATGCTCCTCAAGCTACAAACTCTTTGGTTGACCAAAATGGATTTAAACCAACTTATACTGCTCCAGATGGTGCTAGTAAATCATCTTGGAATCAGTCTAAATGGATGAAAAATATCAATACAGACAAGTAG
- a CDS encoding chaperone NapD yields the protein MNVSSIVVQTLPKFLDEVVQSLKDCEVCDYHLHDEKGRVIITIEGEDVSEELGKLKVIEAIPHVIAADMQMAYSEDELDENIKVINESDAVPNVLNDADVDIDRVIYHGDLKKKDNELQEFAKSLSNPDGVE from the coding sequence ATGAATGTTTCAAGTATAGTAGTGCAGACACTACCAAAGTTTTTAGATGAAGTTGTACAAAGTTTGAAAGATTGTGAAGTTTGTGATTATCACTTACATGATGAAAAAGGGCGTGTAATTATTACTATAGAAGGTGAAGATGTCAGCGAAGAACTTGGAAAATTAAAAGTCATAGAAGCAATTCCACATGTAATAGCCGCTGATATGCAAATGGCATATTCCGAAGATGAACTTGATGAAAACATAAAAGTCATTAATGAATCAGATGCCGTACCAAATGTTCTTAATGATGCAGATGTTGATATTGATCGTGTTATATATCACGGAGATTTGAAGAAAAAAGACAATGAACTGCAAGAGTTTGCTAAAAGTTTAAGTAACCCTGACGGAGTTGAGTAA
- the ychF gene encoding redox-regulated ATPase YchF produces MGLAIGLVGLPNVGKSTTFNALTKAQNAEAANYPFCTIEPNKAVVPVPDKRLHELAKIVNPERIQYSTLDFVDIAGLVKGASKGEGLGNKFLSNIRETEVILQIVRCFEDENIVHNEGSIDPLRDVEIIEGELILADIEVLANRIERLKKQAKADKSAKAVLETAEELLEFLGEGNLARNFEKADSDEYRQLNNEVRFLTDKEIMYGANTDEDGLLEDNEYVKVLREHAEANKCELIKLCAKVEEELIGLEDDEAKEFLDELGVEESGLEQIIHKGFDKLGLMSYFTAGVKEVRSWTIRKNSTAPKAAAAIHNDFEKGFIRAEVIAYEDFVSCGGEAKAKEAGKMRLEGKEYIVQDGDIMHFRFNV; encoded by the coding sequence ATGGGATTAGCAATAGGCTTGGTCGGGCTTCCAAACGTCGGTAAATCAACAACTTTCAATGCATTAACAAAGGCACAAAACGCGGAGGCGGCTAACTACCCATTTTGCACTATAGAACCCAACAAAGCAGTCGTTCCTGTTCCTGACAAAAGACTACATGAACTCGCAAAAATCGTCAACCCGGAAAGAATCCAATACTCAACACTTGATTTTGTCGACATCGCAGGACTTGTAAAAGGTGCGAGCAAAGGTGAAGGTCTTGGAAACAAGTTTCTCTCAAACATTCGTGAAACAGAAGTTATACTTCAAATTGTAAGATGTTTTGAAGATGAAAATATTGTTCACAATGAAGGAAGTATCGACCCTTTACGTGATGTTGAAATCATCGAAGGTGAATTAATTTTAGCAGATATTGAAGTACTTGCAAACAGAATAGAGAGACTGAAAAAACAGGCAAAAGCCGATAAATCGGCAAAAGCTGTTTTAGAAACGGCGGAAGAGCTTTTAGAGTTCTTAGGTGAAGGTAATTTAGCACGAAACTTTGAAAAAGCAGACTCTGATGAATACAGACAATTAAACAATGAAGTAAGATTTTTAACAGATAAAGAAATTATGTACGGTGCAAATACTGATGAAGACGGTCTCTTAGAAGACAATGAATATGTAAAAGTTTTACGTGAACATGCTGAGGCAAATAAATGTGAACTTATTAAACTCTGTGCAAAGGTTGAAGAAGAGCTCATAGGTCTTGAAGATGATGAAGCCAAAGAGTTTTTAGATGAACTCGGAGTAGAAGAATCAGGTTTGGAGCAAATCATACATAAAGGTTTTGACAAGCTTGGTCTTATGAGTTACTTTACAGCAGGTGTCAAAGAGGTTCGTTCATGGACAATCCGTAAAAATTCAACAGCTCCAAAAGCAGCAGCAGCCATTCATAATGACTTTGAAAAAGGTTTTATACGTGCTGAGGTTATAGCCTATGAAGACTTTGTATCATGTGGCGGTGAAGCAAAAGCAAAAGAAGCCGGAAAAATGAGACTTGAAGGTAAAGAGTATATTGTTCAAGATGGTGATATTATGCATTTTAGATTTAATGTTTAA
- a CDS encoding Mut7-C RNAse domain-containing protein — translation MNTKQPPTFIADCHLGKLAKYLRIMGFDTLYFSSIDDNDLIALARAESRTILTRDRALHERKESPSFYLQPISNLAQLQALQNHFHLKKYQLTSRCLICNITLKKIEKAEIEDKLPPKVKYYFSEFETCPKCHRIYWHGDHYKRMMSIIHAI, via the coding sequence ATGAATACTAAACAACCGCCGACTTTCATCGCTGATTGTCACTTAGGAAAACTTGCAAAATACCTGAGAATTATGGGGTTTGATACGCTCTATTTCAGCTCAATTGATGATAATGATTTAATTGCATTGGCTCGAGCAGAGTCGCGTACTATTTTAACACGTGACCGAGCCCTACATGAGAGAAAAGAATCTCCTAGCTTTTATCTTCAACCCATTAGCAATTTAGCACAACTGCAAGCACTCCAAAATCATTTTCATCTCAAAAAGTACCAACTTACAAGCCGTTGTCTTATCTGCAATATTACTCTAAAAAAAATAGAAAAAGCTGAAATTGAAGACAAACTGCCTCCAAAAGTGAAATACTATTTTAGTGAATTTGAAACCTGTCCGAAATGCCATCGCATATATTGGCATGGGGATCACTATAAGCGTATGATGAGTATTATCCACGCCATTTAA
- the napG gene encoding ferredoxin-type protein NapG: MKKEALSDRRKFILNMARGVGYAAIGGFLWSAYLDDAKASPLILRPPAAIPEDDFLKTCIKCGLCVEACPFDTLMLAKPGDHRPIGTPFFTPRETPCYMCEDIPCVPVCPSGALDESSVTVNGHLDINTADMGLAVIDENSCIAFWGIQCDACYRACPILGQAITVEYSKNERTGKHAFLKPVVHADACTGCGMCEHACVTEKPAIFILPREVAMGKAGSHYIKGWDKKDEARLKNAHAIHTTTNVSKKKAVDKLNSGLEGLLDE; encoded by the coding sequence ATGAAAAAAGAAGCACTCAGCGATAGAAGAAAATTCATCTTAAATATGGCTAGAGGTGTGGGTTATGCAGCTATCGGCGGATTTTTATGGAGCGCGTATCTTGATGATGCGAAAGCTTCACCGCTTATACTGCGCCCGCCCGCAGCTATACCTGAAGATGATTTTCTCAAAACTTGTATTAAATGTGGGTTATGTGTAGAAGCATGCCCATTTGATACTTTGATGCTGGCTAAACCGGGAGATCATAGACCTATTGGAACACCATTCTTTACACCAAGAGAAACACCATGTTACATGTGTGAAGATATTCCTTGTGTTCCTGTTTGTCCAAGTGGTGCTTTAGATGAATCTAGTGTTACAGTAAATGGACACTTAGATATCAACACTGCAGATATGGGTTTAGCTGTCATCGATGAGAACAGCTGTATTGCTTTTTGGGGAATTCAATGTGATGCATGTTATAGAGCCTGTCCTATACTAGGTCAAGCTATAACAGTAGAATATTCTAAAAATGAAAGAACTGGTAAACATGCATTTTTAAAACCTGTAGTGCATGCAGATGCATGTACAGGCTGTGGAATGTGTGAACATGCCTGTGTAACTGAAAAACCGGCTATATTTATACTGCCTCGCGAAGTTGCAATGGGTAAAGCAGGAAGTCACTACATCAAAGGTTGGGATAAAAAGGATGAAGCACGATTAAAAAATGCGCATGCTATTCATACCACAACCAATGTAAGTAAGAAAAAAGCAGTTGACAAATTAAACAGCGGCTTGGAAGGCTTGTTAGATGAGTAA
- the napH gene encoding quinol dehydrogenase ferredoxin subunit NapH — MSKLWNNYRYLILRRFTQIGLLVLFFGANAWGWKILTGNLSSSEILGVIPMSDPYAVLQMVAAGAVVATDLLIGVAVVTLFYFIVGGRAFCSWVCPINLVTDSANYLRRVFDIDRAQKTKQPITRNMRYWILGLSLLVSAFMGIAAFEFVSPISMMHRGIVFGMGFGWAAIALIFLFDLFVLKNGWCGHVCPLGGFYSLLGKFSFIRVHHLEENCTLCMKCKVVCPEKQVLHMIGKESLPVLSGECTNCARCIEVCDDDALRFSIRDFIQNKKMGE; from the coding sequence ATGAGTAAACTATGGAATAATTATAGATATCTTATTTTAAGAAGATTTACACAAATAGGTCTGCTTGTGCTGTTTTTTGGTGCAAATGCATGGGGTTGGAAGATTCTTACCGGAAATCTCAGTTCATCTGAAATTTTAGGTGTCATTCCAATGAGTGACCCTTATGCCGTTTTACAAATGGTTGCAGCAGGTGCTGTCGTGGCAACTGACTTACTTATAGGTGTTGCTGTAGTGACACTCTTTTATTTTATAGTAGGCGGAAGAGCATTTTGTTCTTGGGTTTGTCCTATTAATCTGGTTACAGATAGTGCGAATTATTTAAGAAGAGTGTTTGATATTGATCGAGCACAAAAAACAAAACAGCCAATTACAAGAAATATGAGATATTGGATTTTGGGATTAAGTTTACTGGTTTCAGCCTTTATGGGTATAGCAGCTTTTGAATTTGTATCTCCGATTTCAATGATGCATAGAGGTATTGTTTTTGGTATGGGTTTTGGCTGGGCGGCTATTGCTCTAATATTTCTTTTTGATTTATTTGTTTTAAAAAATGGCTGGTGTGGTCATGTATGCCCGCTTGGTGGATTTTATTCACTATTAGGAAAGTTTAGTTTTATTAGAGTACATCACTTGGAAGAAAACTGCACACTTTGTATGAAGTGCAAAGTAGTCTGTCCTGAGAAACAGGTGCTGCATATGATTGGTAAAGAGTCACTTCCTGTACTGTCAGGAGAGTGTACAAATTGTGCCAGATGTATAGAAGTATGTGATGATGACGCTCTAAGATTCTCGATAAGAGATTTTATTCAAAATAAAAAAATGGGAGAGTAA
- a CDS encoding phosphatidylserine decarboxylase translates to MNKRHITSAISQTFGKFAHKEFPHWFQKIINYSYVKLMGLDMSEFHNPSTYKSLNALFTRTLKEPRKFSLDAEDFISPCDSFITECGNLIDDYALQIKGMRYKTDDFLGKNFTQEEKAYVHNGEFINFYLSPKDYHRYHIPMNLQVLKAVHIPGKFYPVNISSLKKRINLFIENERVVLLCQTQEGKKFYMVLVSALNVGVMKVSFEPRIQTNADVQDEQVYEFENLYLDKGDDFGCFEMGSTIVILAQKDMLELLVKENDTVKFGNTVAKHNSK, encoded by the coding sequence ATGAATAAAAGACACATCACATCAGCAATATCGCAAACATTCGGAAAATTTGCACATAAAGAGTTTCCGCACTGGTTTCAAAAAATAATAAACTACTCTTATGTAAAGCTAATGGGACTTGATATGAGTGAATTTCATAATCCAAGCACCTATAAAAGTTTGAATGCACTTTTTACAAGAACATTAAAAGAGCCGCGAAAATTTTCTTTAGATGCAGAGGATTTTATTTCTCCTTGTGATTCTTTTATAACGGAATGTGGTAATTTGATTGATGATTATGCATTGCAAATTAAAGGTATGCGTTATAAAACTGATGATTTTCTTGGAAAAAATTTTACTCAGGAAGAAAAAGCATATGTACATAACGGAGAATTTATAAACTTTTATCTTTCTCCAAAAGATTATCACAGGTATCACATTCCGATGAATTTACAGGTGCTCAAAGCTGTGCATATTCCAGGAAAATTTTATCCGGTCAATATTTCTTCATTAAAAAAGCGTATAAATCTTTTTATAGAAAATGAAAGAGTTGTATTGTTGTGTCAAACACAAGAGGGCAAAAAATTCTATATGGTTCTTGTAAGTGCATTAAATGTTGGAGTAATGAAAGTAAGCTTTGAGCCGCGTATACAGACAAACGCAGATGTACAAGATGAACAGGTGTATGAGTTTGAAAACTTGTATTTGGACAAAGGTGATGACTTCGGTTGTTTTGAAATGGGTTCTACTATTGTTATACTTGCCCAAAAAGATATGTTGGAACTTTTAGTGAAAGAAAATGATACAGTGAAGTTTGGAAATACAGTAGCAAAACATAACTCTAAATAA
- the thpR gene encoding RNA 2',3'-cyclic phosphodiesterase: protein MNRLFLALKVHLDNYEIIKSNFSNILRGKWTPEENLHITICYFGDKFSLDELLSKLPLLVENIPPLTLESLDVFTHNKILYAKTTSKELERIHLNICKSLKLKQTKLFIPHVTLMRVKKINDTKKFQHVMLTYREKYLGSVDTSFQLMQSHLHPDGAKYECISKIEEAHK, encoded by the coding sequence ATGAACCGTTTATTTTTAGCTTTAAAAGTGCATCTTGATAATTATGAAATCATAAAGTCTAATTTTTCAAATATTTTAAGAGGAAAATGGACGCCAGAAGAAAATTTGCATATTACGATTTGCTATTTTGGAGATAAATTCAGCCTAGATGAATTGCTAAGTAAATTGCCATTATTAGTGGAAAATATTCCTCCTTTAACATTAGAATCATTGGATGTTTTCACACATAATAAAATTTTATATGCAAAAACAACGAGCAAAGAATTAGAACGCATACATTTAAATATTTGTAAGTCATTAAAATTAAAACAAACAAAATTATTTATTCCTCATGTTACTCTGATGAGAGTAAAAAAGATAAATGATACAAAAAAATTTCAGCATGTAATGCTTACATACAGGGAAAAATATTTAGGCAGCGTTGACACAAGTTTTCAACTGATGCAAAGTCACCTGCATCCGGATGGTGCAAAATATGAATGTATCAGCAAAATAGAAGAAGCCCACAAATAG
- the napA gene encoding nitrate reductase catalytic subunit NapA, with protein sequence MSLSRREFLKSSAAASAAAAIGMSVPAELDAAAAKAENSWRWDKAACRFCGTGCGIMLATTGDGKDRKIVAVKGDPAAPVNRGLNCIKGYFNAKIMYGADRLTQPLLRVNDKGEFDKKGKFAPVTWERAYDEMELNIRKALKESGPEGVGVFASGQYTIMEGYAAQKMMKGGFRSNAIDPNARHCMASAVVGFYQTFGIDEPSGCYDDIELTDTIVTWGSNMAEMHPILWSRVTDRKLSDPDRVKVVNIQTYTHRTCDLGDFNIIFRPNTDLALWNYLAREIVYNHPEAIDWDFIKKNIIFAAGPVNIGYGFRRAGEKSVTPVRADGSAGKYDAKEMEIYNKEMSKVVSPLEGPSLEPYGYKAGDVMKNTAGTLKHHEITFEDYKKSLAPYTLEYTAELCKGDPEESLESFKKKLQDLAALYIEKDRKVVSFWTMGMNQHTRGTWDNTLSYNVHFMLNKQARPGSGAFSLTGQPSACGTAREVGTFAHRLPADMMVKNPKHRAITEKGWKIPEGTLNPVGNQHIMKIHRDIEDGVVKFAWVNVCNAYQDSANAKHWIKAAREMDNFIVTSDGYPGISAMVSDLILPSAMIYEKWGAYGNAERRSQHWRQQVLPVGDAMSDTWQWVELSKRFTVDDLWGPYTLRNGKKLADVREKAYAMGYKPDTTMYEILYANEKAKSYKIDMDSFPQKGYDNSECNGDDRNVVGTDGKVFKGYGFMLHHYLWEEYASFGRGHGHDLADFVTYHKVRGLKWPVVNGKETAWRFNVKFDPYAAKHAKENGRGSEFAFYGPLAKALPFGNLTGVTDKKKKPLTDKAKIFARPYMDPPEMPDEEYNLWLCTGRVLEHWHSGTMTMRVPELFRAVPEALVYMNPKAASERGLKDNDLCWVESRRGRVRARVETRGRNRPPKPLVFVPWFDERVFINKVTLDGTCPMSKQTDYKKCAVKIYKA encoded by the coding sequence ATGTCACTTTCAAGAAGAGAATTTCTTAAAAGTTCAGCGGCAGCTTCTGCGGCAGCAGCTATCGGTATGAGTGTACCGGCAGAACTTGATGCAGCAGCGGCAAAAGCTGAAAATAGTTGGAGATGGGACAAGGCAGCTTGTCGTTTCTGTGGTACCGGTTGTGGGATTATGCTTGCAACTACGGGAGATGGTAAAGACAGAAAAATTGTTGCAGTAAAAGGGGATCCTGCTGCACCGGTTAATCGTGGTTTAAACTGTATTAAGGGTTACTTTAATGCTAAGATTATGTATGGTGCGGACAGACTTACGCAACCATTGCTTCGTGTAAACGATAAAGGTGAGTTTGACAAAAAAGGTAAATTTGCACCGGTAACTTGGGAAAGAGCTTATGATGAGATGGAATTGAACATCAGAAAAGCACTTAAAGAGAGTGGTCCTGAAGGTGTGGGTGTATTTGCATCGGGTCAATATACGATTATGGAAGGATACGCTGCTCAGAAAATGATGAAGGGTGGATTCCGTTCTAATGCAATCGATCCAAATGCTCGTCACTGTATGGCATCTGCGGTTGTTGGTTTTTACCAAACATTTGGTATAGATGAGCCGTCTGGTTGTTATGATGATATTGAACTTACTGATACTATTGTAACATGGGGTTCAAATATGGCAGAGATGCATCCTATTTTATGGTCACGTGTAACTGATAGAAAACTTTCAGATCCGGATCGTGTAAAAGTTGTAAATATCCAGACTTATACACACCGTACTTGTGATTTAGGTGATTTTAATATTATCTTTAGACCAAATACCGACCTTGCATTATGGAATTATCTTGCTCGCGAGATTGTTTATAATCATCCTGAAGCTATTGACTGGGATTTCATCAAGAAAAACATTATATTCGCAGCTGGTCCTGTAAATATCGGTTATGGTTTCAGACGTGCAGGCGAAAAATCTGTTACTCCTGTAAGAGCTGATGGTAGTGCCGGTAAATATGATGCAAAAGAGATGGAAATTTATAATAAAGAAATGAGCAAAGTTGTTTCTCCTCTTGAAGGTCCTTCATTGGAGCCATATGGTTATAAAGCCGGTGATGTTATGAAAAATACAGCCGGTACTTTAAAACACCATGAAATCACTTTTGAAGATTATAAAAAATCTTTAGCTCCATATACATTGGAATATACTGCTGAGCTTTGTAAAGGTGATCCTGAAGAATCACTTGAGAGTTTCAAGAAAAAACTTCAAGATTTGGCAGCGCTTTATATTGAAAAAGACAGAAAAGTAGTGAGTTTCTGGACAATGGGTATGAATCAACATACGCGTGGTACATGGGATAATACACTTTCATACAATGTTCACTTTATGTTAAATAAACAAGCGCGTCCAGGTTCTGGAGCATTTTCATTAACTGGTCAGCCTTCGGCTTGTGGTACTGCTCGTGAAGTTGGTACATTTGCACACAGACTTCCTGCTGATATGATGGTTAAAAATCCAAAACACAGAGCTATTACAGAAAAAGGTTGGAAAATTCCTGAAGGAACATTAAATCCTGTTGGTAATCAGCATATTATGAAAATTCATAGAGATATTGAAGATGGTGTTGTGAAATTTGCATGGGTAAATGTATGTAATGCTTACCAAGATTCTGCAAATGCAAAACATTGGATTAAAGCTGCTCGTGAAATGGACAACTTCATCGTAACAAGTGATGGTTATCCTGGTATTTCTGCAATGGTATCTGATTTGATTTTACCATCTGCTATGATTTATGAAAAATGGGGAGCTTATGGAAATGCTGAACGTCGTTCACAACACTGGAGACAACAGGTTCTTCCTGTAGGTGATGCAATGAGTGATACTTGGCAATGGGTTGAACTTTCAAAAAGATTTACTGTAGATGATTTATGGGGACCTTATACACTTAGAAACGGTAAAAAACTTGCTGATGTAAGAGAAAAAGCTTACGCAATGGGTTATAAACCAGACACTACTATGTATGAAATTCTTTATGCAAATGAAAAAGCAAAATCATACAAAATTGATATGGATTCATTCCCTCAAAAAGGCTATGACAACTCTGAATGTAACGGTGATGACAGAAATGTTGTAGGAACTGATGGTAAAGTCTTTAAAGGGTATGGTTTTATGCTACACCACTATTTATGGGAAGAATATGCATCATTTGGCCGTGGTCATGGTCATGACCTTGCAGATTTCGTTACGTATCATAAAGTTCGTGGACTTAAATGGCCGGTTGTTAACGGTAAAGAGACTGCATGGAGATTTAATGTTAAATTTGATCCGTATGCAGCAAAACATGCAAAAGAAAACGGTAGAGGCAGTGAGTTTGCATTCTACGGGCCACTTGCTAAAGCATTACCTTTTGGTAACTTAACAGGGGTAACAGATAAAAAGAAAAAACCATTGACTGACAAAGCAAAAATCTTTGCTCGTCCATATATGGATCCACCAGAAATGCCGGATGAAGAGTATAACCTATGGTTATGTACAGGTCGTGTGCTTGAGCACTGGCACTCAGGAACTATGACTATGCGTGTACCTGAACTATTTAGAGCGGTTCCTGAAGCTTTAGTTTATATGAATCCAAAAGCTGCATCTGAGAGAGGACTTAAAGATAATGACTTATGTTGGGTTGAATCTCGTCGTGGTAGAGTAAGAGCGCGTGTTGAGACTCGTGGACGTAACAGACCGCCAAAACCATTAGTGTTTGTACCATGGTTTGATGAGCGTGTATTTATCAATAAAGTTACCTTGGATGGTACGTGTCCTATGTCAAAACAAACAGACTATAAAAAATGTGCTGTTAAAATTTATAAAGCGTAA
- a CDS encoding PAS domain-containing protein, with the protein MEFTQSEFLVETEVPEDELIISRTDLSGRITYANETFCDISGYSQEEIIGKAHSIVRHPDMPSAAFEDLWDTIKAGKQWKGIVKNLRKDKGFYWVEALVSGVYKNGELVEYKSLRTPITYETKLKYQRLYDKMRSEKNERIRKVIYT; encoded by the coding sequence ATGGAATTTACACAAAGTGAGTTTTTAGTTGAAACAGAGGTCCCAGAAGATGAATTGATTATTTCAAGAACAGATTTGTCTGGAAGAATCACGTATGCAAATGAAACATTTTGTGATATCAGTGGGTACTCTCAAGAAGAAATTATAGGTAAAGCACACTCTATAGTAAGACATCCAGATATGCCCAGTGCGGCTTTTGAAGACTTATGGGACACTATAAAAGCGGGAAAACAATGGAAAGGTATAGTGAAAAACCTCAGAAAAGACAAAGGTTTTTACTGGGTGGAAGCTCTTGTCTCAGGTGTATATAAAAATGGTGAATTGGTTGAGTACAAATCACTCAGAACACCTATAACATATGAAACAAAGTTAAAATATCAGAGATTGTATGATAAAATGAGAAGTGAAAAGAACGAAAGAATACGAAAAGTAATTTATACATAA